In Macrobrachium nipponense isolate FS-2020 chromosome 15, ASM1510439v2, whole genome shotgun sequence, a single genomic region encodes these proteins:
- the LOC135226959 gene encoding titin homolog, whose protein sequence is MLGGKGGRTALWDRSSPNSDADLPYFDYEQSVNVTALLGKMAVLNCRVKNIGNKTVSWIRHRDIHLLTVGRFTYTSDQRFSASHAPGSEDWLLKIHYLQERDVGNYECQISTTPPISHLVHLDVVEPVTEIAGGPDVYINTGSRLSLSCSVKYSPDPPAFIFWFHDGNLISYDKSRNGVSVTTEKGPVSTSRLVVKLAESEHSGVYTCSPANSKAKSVNVHILAGDKPAAKVHENKGAQATASVTQLYIYLFYTCLVLLRRFVL, encoded by the exons ATGTTAGGAGGCAAGGGCGGCCGCACCGCCCTTTGGGACAGGTCCAGTCCGAATTCCGATGCGGATCTGCCCTACTTCGACTACGAGCAGTCTGTCAACGTGACAGCGCTCCTGGGCAAGATGGCCGTCCTCAACTGTCGCGTCAAAAACATTGGCAACAAGACG GTATCGTGGATTCGACACCGCGACATCCACCTGCTGACGGTCGGTCGATTCACGTACACGTCCGACCAGCGATTTTCGGCCAGCCACGCCCCCGGGTCCGAAGACTGGCTGCTGAAGATACACTACCTGCAGGAGAGAGACGTCGGTAATTACGAGTGCCAGATTTCCACCACCCCGCCCATCAGTCACCTGGTCCACCTGGATGTGGTCG AGCCAGTGACCGAAATCGCGGGCGGCCCCGACGTCTACATCAACACAGGCAGTCGGCTGAGCCTCTCTTGCAGCGTCAAGTACAGTCCAGATCCTCCAGCCTTCATATTTTGGTTCCACGACGGAAAT CTGATCAGCTACGACAAATCGCGCAACGGGGTCTCCGTGACCACGGAGAAGGGACCCGTGTCTACCTCGCGCCTTGTCGTGAAGTTGGCAGAGTCTGAACACTCGGGAGTCTACACGTGTTCGCCCGCCAACTCCAAGGCCAAGAGCGTCAACGTTCACATACTGGCTG GTGACAAGCCAGCTGCGAAGGTTCACGAAAACAAAGGCGCCCAGGCAACTGCCTCCGTCACTCAGCTGTACATATACCTGTTTTATACGTGTCTCGTTCTTCTTCGCCGTTTTGTATTGTAA